A single genomic interval of Flavobacterium sp. N2820 harbors:
- a CDS encoding M3 family metallopeptidase: MELFLKKFESKHNTAPFSKINLSEYKEAFEKTIALARIEIDNITKNSETPTFKNTIEALDFSGEQLDRLSSIFFNLNSAETCDEMQKIAQEVSPLITAFSNDIDLNEDLFKRVKAVYDQKDSLSLTTEQATLLDKKFKGFSRNGALLNEEDKLKLREIDTELAKIKLTFGENVLAETNNYQLHITNEEDLKGLPDGAKEMAASLAKSKNLEGWVFTLDFPSYLPFVTYVENRELRKEIAIAAGKKSFQDNEFDNKENVKRIVELRHKRANLLGYQSHSHFVLEERMAQNPYNVQSFLNDLLEKAKPAAQKEFAQLTTFAKELDGIDQLEKWDGAYYSEKLKQKLFSLDDELLKPYFKLENVLNGAFTIAEKLFGITFKEVFDIDKYQEDVQTFEVLDFEGQLVAIFYSDFFPRKGKRNGAWMTSYKPQYIKDGINERPHVSIVCNFTPPTETKPSLLTFNEVTTLFHEFGHALHGMLANTTYPSLSGTSVYWDFVELPSQVMENWCYEPEALALFAKHYETGEIIPQDYVEKIKESASFLEGMATLRQLSFGILDMTYHGKSQTIADVKAFEKQAMEGTSLYPDVAENCMSTSFSHIFQGGYSSGYYSYKWAEVLDADAFAYFQEKGIFNTEVATKFKDNVLSKGGTELPMELYKKFRGQEPKVEALLKRAGLI; this comes from the coding sequence ATGGAACTTTTTTTAAAAAAATTTGAATCAAAACACAATACAGCTCCGTTTAGTAAGATTAATCTTTCAGAATACAAAGAGGCTTTTGAAAAAACAATTGCACTAGCTCGAATTGAGATCGATAATATTACAAAAAACTCTGAAACACCTACTTTTAAAAACACTATCGAAGCATTAGATTTTTCGGGAGAACAACTAGATCGTTTATCATCAATATTCTTCAATTTGAATTCTGCTGAAACTTGTGACGAAATGCAAAAAATTGCACAAGAAGTTTCTCCATTAATCACAGCATTCAGTAACGATATTGATTTGAATGAAGATTTATTTAAACGAGTAAAAGCCGTTTATGATCAAAAAGACTCCTTAAGTTTAACTACAGAACAAGCAACTTTATTAGATAAAAAATTCAAAGGTTTTTCTCGAAATGGAGCATTACTAAATGAAGAAGATAAACTAAAATTACGCGAAATTGACACCGAATTAGCCAAAATAAAACTAACTTTTGGAGAAAATGTTTTAGCTGAAACAAATAATTATCAGTTACATATTACTAACGAAGAAGATTTAAAAGGTTTGCCAGATGGCGCTAAAGAAATGGCGGCAAGTTTGGCAAAATCAAAAAATTTAGAAGGTTGGGTTTTTACTTTAGATTTTCCAAGTTATTTGCCTTTTGTAACTTATGTTGAAAATCGTGAATTACGCAAAGAAATTGCTATTGCCGCTGGAAAAAAATCGTTTCAAGATAATGAATTCGATAATAAAGAAAATGTAAAACGCATTGTGGAATTACGTCACAAGCGAGCTAATTTATTGGGTTATCAATCACATTCGCATTTTGTTTTAGAAGAACGAATGGCGCAAAATCCATACAACGTACAATCGTTTTTGAATGATTTGTTGGAAAAAGCAAAACCTGCGGCTCAAAAAGAATTTGCTCAACTAACTACTTTCGCAAAAGAACTAGACGGAATTGACCAATTAGAAAAATGGGATGGCGCCTATTATTCAGAAAAATTGAAACAAAAATTATTCAGTTTGGATGATGAATTGTTGAAACCGTATTTCAAATTGGAAAATGTGTTAAATGGTGCTTTCACCATTGCTGAAAAGTTATTTGGAATCACGTTCAAAGAAGTTTTTGATATTGACAAATACCAAGAAGATGTGCAAACTTTTGAAGTTTTAGACTTTGAAGGACAATTAGTGGCTATCTTCTATTCGGATTTCTTCCCAAGAAAAGGAAAACGAAATGGCGCTTGGATGACATCCTACAAACCACAATATATTAAGGACGGAATCAACGAGCGACCACATGTTTCTATAGTTTGCAATTTCACACCGCCAACAGAAACTAAGCCTTCACTCCTAACCTTCAATGAAGTAACCACTTTATTCCACGAATTTGGACACGCTTTACACGGCATGTTAGCCAATACGACTTATCCTAGTTTATCGGGAACTTCTGTTTATTGGGATTTTGTGGAATTACCAAGTCAAGTGATGGAAAACTGGTGTTACGAACCCGAAGCGTTGGCTTTGTTTGCCAAACATTACGAAACGGGAGAAATTATTCCGCAAGACTATGTAGAAAAAATCAAAGAAAGTGCGAGTTTCTTAGAAGGAATGGCTACGTTACGTCAATTGAGTTTCGGAATTTTAGACATGACGTATCATGGAAAATCGCAAACTATTGCTGATGTAAAAGCTTTTGAAAAACAAGCAATGGAAGGCACAAGTTTATATCCAGACGTAGCCGAAAATTGCATGAGTACATCGTTCTCACATATTTTCCAAGGCGGTTATTCTTCAGGCTATTACAGTTACAAATGGGCGGAAGTTTTAGATGCCGATGCGTTTGCATATTTCCAAGAAAAAGGAATTTTCAATACAGAAGTTGCAACCAAATTCAAAGATAATGTACTTTCAAAAGGCGGTACCGAATTACCAATGGAATTGTATAAAAAATTCAGAGGCCAAGAGCCGAAAGTGGAGGCTTTATTGAAGAGAGCTGGGTTGATTTAG
- the gcvP gene encoding aminomethyl-transferring glycine dehydrogenase: MRTDAFALRHLGPRESDLNHMFKTVGVESLDQLIFETIPDDIRLKNDLNLDAPMTEYEYLTHIQELGKKNKVFKSYIGLGYHPAIVPAVIQRNIFENPGWYTAYTPYQAEIAQGRLEAILNFQTTVIELTGMEIANASLLDEGTAAAEAMALLFDVRTRDQKKNNVKKFFVSEEILPQTLSVLQTRSTPLNIELVVGNHETFDFSTDFFGAILQYPGKYGQVYDYAGFIAKAAENEIKVAVAADILSLAKLTSPGEMGAAVVVGTTQRFGIPMGYGGPHAGYFATKEEYKRSMPGRIIGVSIDVNGNRALRMALGTREQHIKREKATSNICTAQVLLAVMAGMYAVYHGPKGLQYIANKVHASAVTTADALNKLGVYQTNSAFFDTILVKADANKVKAIAEKHEVNFFYPDTETISISFNETTSVNDINQIIAIFAEATGKDKITISQLANELMVPENLVRKSTFLQHDVFNNHHSESQLMRYIKKLERKDLSLNHSMISLGSCTMKLNAAAEMLPLSMANWNSIHPFAPIEQAEGYQIMLKKLEQQLNVVTGFQGTTLQPNSGAQGEYAGLMAIRAYHLSRGDNHRNVCLIPASAHGTNPASAAMAGMEIIVTKTMENGNIDVEDLRAKAILHKDNLSALMVTYPSTHGVFESAIIEITKIIHDNGGLVYMDGANMNAQVGLTNPATIGADVCHLNLHKTFAIPHGGGGPGVGPICVNEKLVPFLPTNPVIPTGGNQAITAISSAPYGSALVCLISYGYITMLGAEGLTNATKYAILNANYMKARLDEHYPVLYSGEMGRAAHEMILDCRAFEEKGIKVTDIAKRLMDYGFHAPTVSFPVAGTLMIEPTESEDLAELDRFCDAMISIRKEIEASSKEDANNILRNAPHTLAMVTANEWVFPYTREQAAFALDYIAENKFWPTVRRVDEAYGDRNLVCSCAPIEAYM, encoded by the coding sequence ATGAGAACAGATGCATTCGCTTTGAGACATTTAGGGCCACGTGAAAGTGACTTAAATCACATGTTTAAAACAGTTGGTGTAGAATCTTTAGACCAATTAATTTTCGAAACCATTCCAGATGATATTCGTTTAAAAAACGACTTAAATTTAGATGCTCCTATGACCGAGTATGAGTATTTAACTCACATTCAAGAATTAGGAAAGAAAAATAAAGTATTCAAATCATATATTGGTTTAGGATATCATCCCGCTATCGTTCCGGCGGTTATTCAAAGAAATATTTTTGAAAACCCAGGATGGTACACAGCTTACACGCCTTATCAAGCTGAAATTGCACAAGGTCGTTTAGAAGCGATTTTGAATTTCCAAACTACGGTTATCGAATTAACTGGAATGGAAATCGCAAATGCTTCTTTACTTGACGAAGGAACAGCTGCTGCAGAAGCAATGGCGTTGCTTTTCGATGTAAGAACTCGCGATCAAAAGAAAAATAACGTGAAAAAATTCTTCGTTTCGGAAGAAATTTTACCACAAACGTTGTCTGTTTTACAAACACGTTCTACTCCATTAAACATTGAATTAGTAGTTGGAAATCACGAAACTTTTGATTTTTCAACGGATTTCTTCGGTGCTATTTTACAATATCCTGGAAAATATGGTCAAGTTTATGACTATGCAGGATTCATTGCAAAAGCAGCAGAAAACGAAATCAAAGTTGCCGTAGCTGCTGATATTTTATCATTGGCAAAATTAACTTCTCCAGGTGAAATGGGAGCTGCAGTAGTTGTGGGTACAACACAACGTTTTGGTATTCCAATGGGTTACGGTGGACCACACGCAGGATATTTCGCAACGAAAGAAGAATACAAGCGTTCGATGCCAGGAAGAATCATCGGTGTTTCTATCGATGTAAACGGAAACCGTGCATTACGTATGGCTTTAGGTACTCGTGAACAACATATTAAACGTGAAAAAGCAACTTCAAACATTTGTACAGCTCAAGTTTTATTAGCGGTAATGGCTGGAATGTATGCCGTATATCACGGACCAAAAGGTTTACAATATATTGCTAACAAAGTACACGCTTCTGCGGTTACTACTGCTGATGCTTTAAATAAATTAGGTGTTTACCAAACGAATTCCGCTTTTTTTGATACTATCTTAGTAAAAGCAGATGCGAATAAAGTAAAAGCAATTGCTGAAAAACACGAAGTAAATTTCTTCTATCCAGATACTGAAACGATTTCGATTTCATTTAACGAAACGACTTCTGTAAATGACATCAACCAAATCATTGCCATTTTTGCTGAAGCAACTGGAAAAGACAAAATCACAATTAGTCAATTAGCTAATGAGTTAATGGTTCCTGAAAACTTAGTGAGAAAATCAACTTTCTTACAACATGATGTTTTCAACAACCATCATTCAGAATCGCAATTGATGCGTTATATCAAAAAATTAGAACGTAAAGATTTATCATTGAATCATTCGATGATTTCATTAGGTTCTTGTACGATGAAATTAAATGCTGCTGCCGAAATGTTGCCTTTATCGATGGCAAATTGGAACAGTATCCACCCTTTTGCACCAATTGAACAAGCAGAAGGTTACCAAATCATGTTGAAAAAATTAGAGCAACAATTGAATGTTGTAACGGGTTTCCAAGGAACAACATTACAACCAAATTCGGGTGCTCAAGGTGAATATGCTGGTTTAATGGCTATTCGTGCTTACCATTTATCAAGAGGTGATAACCACAGAAATGTGTGTTTGATTCCAGCTTCTGCTCACGGAACGAATCCAGCTTCTGCAGCTATGGCAGGAATGGAAATCATCGTAACCAAAACCATGGAAAATGGAAATATCGATGTAGAAGATTTGAGAGCAAAAGCAATCTTACACAAAGACAACTTATCAGCTTTGATGGTAACTTACCCATCAACACATGGTGTTTTTGAAAGCGCTATTATAGAAATTACTAAAATTATTCACGATAATGGTGGACTAGTATATATGGACGGTGCAAACATGAATGCACAAGTTGGATTAACAAATCCTGCAACTATTGGCGCTGATGTTTGTCACTTGAACTTACACAAAACTTTTGCTATTCCTCACGGCGGTGGTGGACCAGGTGTTGGACCAATTTGCGTAAATGAAAAATTAGTTCCATTCTTACCAACCAATCCAGTTATTCCAACTGGAGGAAACCAAGCCATTACAGCTATTTCTTCTGCACCATATGGTTCAGCATTAGTTTGTTTGATTTCTTACGGCTACATCACCATGTTAGGCGCTGAAGGTTTAACCAATGCTACTAAATACGCTATCTTAAATGCAAATTACATGAAAGCGCGTTTAGACGAACATTACCCAGTTTTATACTCTGGAGAAATGGGAAGAGCCGCTCACGAAATGATTTTAGATTGTAGAGCTTTCGAAGAAAAAGGAATCAAAGTAACCGATATTGCAAAACGTTTAATGGATTATGGATTCCATGCTCCAACGGTTTCTTTCCCTGTGGCTGGAACTTTAATGATTGAACCAACTGAATCAGAAGATTTAGCAGAATTAGATCGTTTTTGTGATGCAATGATTTCTATTCGTAAAGAAATTGAAGCTTCTTCGAAAGAGGATGCAAATAATATTTTAAGAAATGCACCTCATACTTTAGCAATGGTTACTGCTAACGAATGGGTTTTTCCTTACACTAGAGAACAAGCTGCGTTTGCATTAGATTATATTGCTGAAAATAAATTTTGGCCAACTGTTCGTCGTGTTGATGAAGCATATGGTGATAGAAATTTAGTATGCTCTTGTGCACCGATTGAAGCGTACATGTAA
- a CDS encoding TIGR01777 family oxidoreductase, translating to MKKLIIAAGTGFLGQVLIHHFKNKFEEIIILTREKSEIKNNITYVNWNAKTFSGWEKELENANVLINLAGKSVDCRYTKKNKSEILASRIDSTKILNEAILQCENPPKHFINSSTATIYRHSEDKEMDEYLGEIGNDFSMNVAKSWEKTFYEVETPNTLKTAIRTSIVLGKNGGAFVPLKKLTQFGLGGKSGNGRQFISWIHEKDFERAVEFIIEKKLSGSVNVVSPKPIHNEAFMKKLQKAIGIPFGLPISKTLLEFGARIINTEAELVLKSRNVIPKRLTENGFEFEYADLDKTLKNLLS from the coding sequence ATGAAAAAACTAATCATCGCCGCAGGAACAGGATTTTTAGGACAAGTCTTAATACATCATTTCAAAAATAAATTTGAAGAAATTATAATTCTTACGAGAGAAAAATCTGAAATTAAGAACAATATTACATACGTGAATTGGAATGCAAAAACATTTTCAGGCTGGGAGAAAGAACTGGAAAATGCTAATGTTTTAATTAACTTAGCTGGAAAATCCGTTGATTGCAGATATACCAAAAAAAACAAATCTGAAATTTTAGCCTCAAGAATTGATAGTACCAAAATTTTAAATGAAGCCATTTTACAATGTGAAAATCCACCAAAACATTTCATCAACTCTTCAACTGCGACTATTTATCGCCACTCAGAAGACAAAGAAATGGATGAATATCTAGGTGAAATTGGTAATGATTTTTCTATGAACGTTGCCAAATCATGGGAAAAAACATTCTATGAAGTCGAAACTCCAAACACATTAAAAACTGCGATTCGTACTTCAATTGTTCTTGGCAAAAATGGTGGTGCTTTTGTTCCTTTAAAAAAATTAACGCAATTTGGATTGGGAGGAAAAAGCGGCAACGGAAGACAATTCATCAGCTGGATTCACGAAAAAGATTTTGAAAGAGCTGTCGAGTTTATAATTGAAAAGAAACTTTCAGGAAGCGTCAACGTAGTTTCTCCAAAACCCATTCACAATGAAGCATTCATGAAAAAACTTCAAAAAGCAATTGGCATTCCATTTGGTTTGCCTATCTCAAAAACGTTACTTGAATTTGGAGCAAGAATCATCAATACAGAAGCCGAATTGGTCTTAAAAAGCAGAAATGTAATCCCAAAAAGATTGACAGAAAACGGATTTGAATTTGAATATGCTGATTTAGATAAAACGTTAAAAAACCTCTTGTCATGA
- a CDS encoding GbsR/MarR family transcriptional regulator → MEFKEAKNKFVQTWGALGSQWGINKTMAQIHALLMVSHEPVSMEDIMEELQISRGNASMNLRALMDWGIVYKEYKAGERREFFTAEKDLDELAVKISRERSKREIKPALKVLKEVSSIKSDNTEAEKHFVDQTTKLYDFVLKADNVLDKITEYKDNWLAKLVVKIMK, encoded by the coding sequence ATGGAATTCAAAGAAGCAAAAAATAAATTCGTACAAACATGGGGAGCCTTAGGTTCTCAATGGGGCATTAACAAAACCATGGCACAGATTCATGCGTTGTTGATGGTTTCGCACGAACCTGTTTCTATGGAAGACATTATGGAAGAATTACAAATTTCGCGCGGTAATGCTTCGATGAATTTAAGAGCTTTAATGGATTGGGGAATCGTTTATAAAGAATACAAAGCGGGCGAAAGACGTGAATTTTTCACAGCCGAAAAAGATTTAGATGAATTAGCCGTAAAAATTTCAAGAGAGAGAAGCAAACGCGAAATCAAACCTGCATTGAAAGTTTTAAAAGAAGTTTCTTCTATAAAATCAGACAACACAGAAGCAGAAAAACATTTCGTAGATCAAACTACAAAATTATACGACTTCGTATTAAAAGCGGATAACGTTTTGGATAAAATCACAGAATACAAAGACAATTGGTTAGCAAAATTGGTTGTTAAAATTATGAAGTAA
- a CDS encoding 5-(carboxyamino)imidazole ribonucleotide synthase, giving the protein MNYFSSDFKLGILGGGQLGKMLLTETRKFDIQTLVLEPNEEAPARYSCNGFYKGSLMDFDTVYQFGKMVNLLTIEIENVNLDALDQLEEEGLPIYPSPKTLRLIQNKGKQKDYYVSNDIPTSPHQRFVDLNDLRTALAKDELEFPFVWKCAQFGYDGNGVKICRSALDLVKLPDVECIAEEMVPFKNELAVIVARSVSGAVKTYPVVEMEFHPEANQVEYVICPARIDKTVAQKATEIALKVSEAFHHVGLLAVEMFQTADDEILVNEVAPRPHNSGHYSIEASYTSQFENHLRAILNLPLGNTDSKVAGIMVNLVGEEGYSGQVIYENIEKIMAIDGVTPHIYGKRETRPFRKMGHVTIVNENMTEARKIAEEVKNSIRVISQ; this is encoded by the coding sequence ATGAATTATTTTTCTTCTGATTTTAAATTAGGAATTTTAGGTGGTGGTCAATTAGGCAAAATGCTTTTGACTGAAACACGAAAATTTGACATTCAAACTTTAGTTTTAGAACCAAATGAAGAAGCTCCAGCACGATACAGTTGCAACGGATTTTACAAAGGCAGCTTAATGGATTTTGATACCGTTTACCAATTTGGAAAAATGGTTAATTTGCTAACTATTGAAATTGAAAATGTAAATTTAGATGCTTTAGATCAATTGGAAGAAGAAGGCTTACCTATTTATCCTTCGCCAAAAACTTTGCGTTTGATTCAAAATAAAGGAAAACAAAAAGATTATTACGTTTCAAACGATATTCCAACTTCACCACACCAACGATTTGTTGATTTGAATGATTTAAGAACTGCTTTAGCAAAAGATGAATTAGAATTTCCTTTTGTATGGAAATGTGCGCAATTTGGTTACGACGGAAATGGCGTTAAAATTTGTCGTTCTGCATTAGACTTGGTAAAATTACCCGATGTAGAATGCATTGCTGAAGAAATGGTTCCGTTTAAGAATGAATTAGCGGTAATTGTTGCGCGTTCTGTTTCTGGTGCAGTAAAAACCTATCCGGTCGTAGAAATGGAATTTCATCCCGAAGCCAATCAAGTAGAATACGTAATTTGCCCGGCGCGGATTGATAAAACAGTAGCGCAAAAAGCAACAGAAATTGCCTTAAAAGTTTCAGAAGCATTCCATCATGTTGGATTATTAGCTGTTGAAATGTTTCAAACAGCAGACGATGAAATTTTAGTAAACGAAGTCGCTCCAAGACCTCATAACTCTGGACATTATTCGATTGAAGCAAGTTACACTTCTCAATTCGAAAACCATTTACGAGCGATTTTGAACTTACCTTTAGGAAATACCGATAGCAAAGTTGCCGGAATTATGGTAAATTTGGTAGGCGAAGAAGGTTATTCTGGTCAAGTTATTTATGAAAATATTGAGAAAATTATGGCAATTGATGGTGTAACACCTCACATTTACGGAAAAAGAGAAACAAGACCTTTCCGAAAAATGGGACACGTTACCATCGTAAATGAGAATATGACAGAAGCAAGAAAAATTGCAGAGGAAGTAAAGAATTCAATTAGAGTAATTAGCCAATAA
- a CDS encoding adenylate kinase: MINIVLFGKPGAGKGTQAEFLKDKYNLVHLSTGDIFRFNIKNDTELGRLAKTFMDKGDLVPDEVTIKMLQSEVDKNPQAAGFLFDGFPRTIAQAEALDAFLASKEEEITATVALEANDEILVQRLLERGKTSGRPDDQDEDKIRNRYQEYNEKTAPLMDYYKAQNKFYAVDGIGSIQEVTERLSVVLDEL, encoded by the coding sequence ATGATTAATATCGTATTATTTGGTAAGCCAGGAGCAGGAAAAGGAACTCAAGCCGAATTTTTAAAAGACAAATACAATTTAGTGCACTTATCTACAGGAGATATTTTTAGATTTAACATCAAAAATGATACTGAATTAGGAAGATTAGCAAAAACGTTTATGGATAAAGGCGATTTAGTGCCTGATGAAGTTACCATTAAAATGTTGCAAAGCGAAGTAGATAAAAACCCGCAAGCTGCTGGTTTTCTGTTCGATGGTTTTCCAAGAACAATTGCCCAAGCTGAAGCTCTAGATGCTTTTTTAGCAAGTAAAGAGGAAGAAATTACGGCCACAGTTGCTTTGGAAGCTAATGACGAAATTTTAGTACAACGTTTGTTAGAAAGAGGAAAAACATCAGGCAGACCAGACGATCAAGATGAAGATAAAATTAGAAATCGTTACCAAGAGTACAACGAAAAAACGGCACCATTGATGGATTATTATAAAGCACAAAACAAGTTTTATGCTGTTGATGGTATCGGATCTATTCAAGAAGTTACAGAAAGATTGAGTGTGGTTTTAGATGAATTATAG
- the hpt gene encoding hypoxanthine phosphoribosyltransferase yields the protein MIQLHDKKFEVFISGEEINFAIENMAKQIEDDFCDDVPVFIGVLNGSFMVVADLLKKYNHNCEVSFVKMASYEGMQTTNEVKELIGLNQNLEGRSVIIVEDIVDTGNTIEELKAILKEHNVKHFKIATLFLKPEAYKKDIKLDYVGIRIPNKFIVGYGLDYDGLGRNLKDVYQLSE from the coding sequence GTGATACAACTACACGATAAAAAATTTGAAGTTTTTATTTCGGGAGAAGAAATTAACTTCGCTATTGAAAACATGGCCAAACAAATTGAAGATGATTTTTGTGACGATGTTCCAGTGTTTATTGGAGTTTTAAATGGTTCTTTTATGGTTGTGGCTGATTTGTTGAAAAAATACAATCACAATTGCGAAGTTTCATTCGTAAAAATGGCTTCATATGAAGGAATGCAAACTACAAATGAAGTTAAAGAATTGATAGGTCTAAATCAAAACTTGGAAGGCCGTTCAGTAATTATTGTAGAAGATATTGTAGATACTGGTAATACTATTGAGGAATTAAAAGCTATTTTAAAGGAACATAATGTAAAACATTTTAAAATAGCAACACTTTTTTTAAAACCCGAAGCGTACAAAAAAGACATTAAGTTGGATTATGTAGGCATTCGAATTCCTAATAAATTTATTGTAGGTTATGGATTAGACTACGATGGTTTGGGAAGAAATTTAAAAGATGTGTATCAATTATCAGAATAG
- a CDS encoding group III truncated hemoglobin, producing MNDIETREDILCIMRTFYDKLLADDSINFFFTKVTTVDQHLESHFEILATFWEQSLFLKGGYYNNMFSIHKEVHEKHAFNKIHFDTWLQHFNSTIDEHFTGKYAEQMKTQALSMATIMQIKFS from the coding sequence ATGAATGATATTGAAACCCGAGAAGATATTCTTTGCATCATGAGAACGTTTTATGATAAACTTTTAGCTGATGATTCCATTAATTTTTTCTTTACAAAAGTCACTACCGTTGACCAACATCTAGAATCACATTTTGAAATATTGGCTACATTTTGGGAACAATCTTTATTTTTAAAAGGAGGCTATTACAACAATATGTTTTCGATTCATAAAGAAGTACACGAAAAACATGCTTTCAATAAAATACATTTTGACACTTGGTTGCAACATTTCAACTCAACAATTGATGAACATTTTACAGGAAAATATGCCGAACAAATGAAAACACAAGCATTAAGTATGGCAACAATTATGCAGATAAAATTTTCATAA
- the purE gene encoding 5-(carboxyamino)imidazole ribonucleotide mutase: MSKVAIIMGSISDMPVMQEAIDILKGFDIETEVDIVSAHRTPEKLFDFSKNAHERGISVIIAGAGGAAHLPGMVASMSPLPVIGVPVKSSNSIDGWDSVLSILQMPGGVPVATVALNGAKNAGILAAQIIGSSDKCVLDKIIAYKEGLKQAVLKASEGLK; encoded by the coding sequence ATGAGCAAAGTAGCAATAATAATGGGAAGCATTTCGGATATGCCGGTTATGCAAGAAGCCATCGATATATTAAAAGGATTTGATATCGAAACCGAAGTAGATATTGTTTCGGCACACAGAACACCTGAAAAATTATTTGATTTCAGTAAAAACGCACACGAAAGAGGAATTTCTGTAATTATTGCGGGTGCTGGCGGTGCGGCTCACTTACCTGGAATGGTTGCTTCTATGTCGCCACTTCCTGTAATTGGAGTTCCTGTAAAATCGAGTAATTCAATTGATGGATGGGATTCTGTATTATCCATTTTACAAATGCCTGGTGGCGTTCCTGTAGCAACAGTTGCGTTAAACGGAGCTAAAAATGCTGGAATCTTAGCCGCACAAATTATTGGAAGTTCTGATAAATGTGTGCTAGACAAAATTATCGCATACAAAGAAGGATTAAAACAAGCGGTTTTAAAAGCTTCGGAAGGATTGAAATAA